The following coding sequences lie in one Arachis stenosperma cultivar V10309 chromosome 5, arast.V10309.gnm1.PFL2, whole genome shotgun sequence genomic window:
- the LOC130979688 gene encoding transcription initiation factor IIA subunit 2-like, whose product MATFELYRRSTIGMCLTETLDEMVQNGTLSPELAIQVLVQFDKSMAEALETQVKSKVSIKGHLHTYRFCDNVWTFMLQDAVIKTDDCQENVGRVKIVACDSKLLTQ is encoded by the exons ATGGCGACGTTCGAGTTGTACCGTAGATCAACGATAGGAATGTGCCTGACGGAGACTTTGGACGAGATGGTTCAAAACGGAACCCTTAGCCCAGAGCTGGCTATTCAGGTTCTTGTTCAGTTTGATAAG TCCATGGCTGAAGCATTGGAAACGCAAGTTAAGAGCAAGGTCTCCATTAAG GGACATCTCCACACATACAGATTTTGTGACAACGTTTGGACCTTCATGTTACAAGATGCAGTGATTAAGACTGATGACTGTCAAGAGAATGTTGGAAGAGTTAAAATTGTGGCATGTGATTCAAAGTTACTCACACAATAA